A genomic window from Silene latifolia isolate original U9 population chromosome Y, ASM4854445v1, whole genome shotgun sequence includes:
- the LOC141630788 gene encoding uncharacterized protein LOC141630788, translating into MPPPLEKAEPDSYADSPFVDAILVVVMPKGFNNPNMTLFGGTTDPFDHVSQYKQKMMTVTAIGHVKEACMCKEFGSTLSGLALRWLVSLSSMSISTFVDLVNTFTQQFASSRKPQKHAGDLFNNEKVAVRECDVSTAVEAFRRGLHHESDLYKQLTMQPCHSFEAVQEKAAAAIRLEEDVLARASIPSTPSVSSMSAIEKSSRKQSTRKKEERYRPYGIGVNRIDNREENQQIPMLAEYGFTTLVGEILKALREMRDGLRWPRPPVEGQSWRKDNKKKCEFHCDIGHTTEDCYTLRREIRRMYEQGELSHLLPRGGKQQDMVGSVKPVA; encoded by the exons ATGCCGCCTCCACTTGAAAAGGCAGAgcctgacagctatgctgactCGCCATTCGTAGATGCAATATTAGTTGTCGTCATGCCGAAAGGATTCAACAACCCAAACATGACTCTCTTTGGCGGCACAACGGACCCCTTTGATCACGTAAGCCAATACAAGCAAaaaatgatgacagtaacagccaTTGGGCATGTAAAGGAGGCCTGCATGTGCAAGGAGTTCGGATCTACACTGTCGGGGCTAGCACTTCGATGGCTCGTAAGTCTATCTAGCATGTCGATATCCACATTTGTCGATCTGGTAAACACATTCACTCAGCAATTTGCAAGTAGTAGGAAGCCACAAAAGCACGCTGGCGATTT GTTCAATAACGAAAAGGTGGCAGTACGGGAGTGTGATGTGTCAACAGCGGTGGAAGCATTCAGAAGGGGCTTACACCACGAATCAGACCTATATAAGCAGCTGACTATGCAGCCCTGTCATAGTTTTGAAGCAGTGCAAGAAAAGGCAGCAGCTGCAATAAGACTGGAAGAAGACGTTCTAGCTAGAGCCAGCATACCGAGCACACCGAGCGTATCCAGCATGTCGGCCATAGAGAAGTCAAGCAGAAAACAATCCACTAGAAAGAAGGAGGAGAGATATAGGCCATATGGTAtaggagtcaacagaatcgacaaCAGAGAAGAGAATCAGCAAATCCCTAtgctggcagaatatggattcacaacTCTCGTCGGAGAAATCCTAAAGGCACTCAGAGAAATGAGAGATGGATTAAGGTGGCCTAGGCCACCAGTAGAAGGACAGTCATGGCGAAAAGACAATAAGAAAAAATGCGAGTTCCATTGCGACATCGGGCATACCACGGAGGATTGCTACACCTTGCGCAGGGAGATCAGACGCATGTACGAGCAGGgagagctgagccacctattaccaagagggggcaagcagcaggatatgGTGGGCTCTGTGAAGCCCGTGGCATAG